A part of Lampris incognitus isolate fLamInc1 chromosome 21, fLamInc1.hap2, whole genome shotgun sequence genomic DNA contains:
- the s100b gene encoding protein S100-B — translation MTMTDLETSMATIIAVFHKYSEREGDKHKLKKSELKELLHDELPELMGHVKDQATLDSLMESLDTDGDAECDFQEFMTFITMVTVCCHEFFEHEDE, via the exons ATGACCATGACTGACCTGGAGACCTCCATGGCCACCATCATTGCGGTCTTTCACAAGTActcggagagagagggggacaagcACAAGCTGAAGAAGAGCGAGCTGAAGGAGTTGCTCCACGACGAGCTGCCCGAGCTGATGGGG CATGTGAAGGACCAGGCCACGCTGGACAGCCTCATGGAGAGCCTGGACACCGACGGCGATGCTGAATGCGACTTCCAGGAGTTCATGACCTTCATCACCATGGTTACGGTCTGCTGCCACGAGTTCTTTGAGCACGAGGACGAGTAA